One window of the Bos indicus isolate NIAB-ARS_2022 breed Sahiwal x Tharparkar chromosome 15, NIAB-ARS_B.indTharparkar_mat_pri_1.0, whole genome shotgun sequence genome contains the following:
- the LOC109569486 gene encoding RNA polymerase II subunit A C-terminal domain phosphatase SSU72 like protein 3-like — MPSYPLSVAVVCMSNMNRSMEAHRILRRKGFRVRSFGAGSRVRLPGRARNLPVVYNFSTTYEEMRKDLVRKDRQRYNSNGILHILGRNERIKPRPERFQECRDRFDVIFTCAESVYDRVVEELWVREQETFQPVHVINVDMADNLEEATLGSFIICELCERLQQADNLEDSLVQVLLAAERKTGKSFLHTVCFY, encoded by the coding sequence ATGCCCTCGTATCCGCTCAGTGTGGCTGTGGTCTGCATGAGCAACATGAACAGGAGCATGGAGGCCCACCGCATCCTCAGGAGGAAAGGATTCCGAGTCAGGTCCTTCGGAGCTGGATCTCGAGTCAGGCTCCCAGGAAGGGCACGCAACCTCCCCGTGGTTTACAATTTCTCCACCACCTATGAGGAGATGCGCAAGGACCTTGTGCGCAAAGACCGACAACGCTATAACAGCAACGGCATCTTACACATCTTGGGAAGAAACGAGAGAATCAAGCCTCGCCCGGAAAGATTTCAAGAGTGCCGAGATCGCTTTGACGTCATCTTCACCTGTGCGGAGAGTGTCTACGACAGGGTGGTGGAGGAGCTGTGGGTCCGAGAGCAGGAGACCTTCCAGCCTGTGCACGTGATCAACGTGGACATGGCTGACAACTTGGAGGAGGCCACGCTTGGGTCTTTCATCATCTGTGAGCTCTGCGAACGCCTCCAGCAGGCAGACAACCTGGAGGACTCTCTGGTCCAGGTGCTCCTGGCAGCCGAGCGCAAAACTGGCAAGAGCTTTCTGCACACGGTCTGCTTCTACTGA